CTGGGCGAACTGCCCGAACCCACCGCCTATTCGTGACCGCGGAGGGCGTCAGCCCTTGAACCCGCCGCTGTCGAGGTAGTGCTGCTCCTCCGGCGTCGTGGTGCGACCCAGCAGCGCGTTGCGGTGCGGGAAGCGCCCGAAGCGTTCGATGGCCTCGAGGTGGATGCGGGCGTAGTCGAGCGTGCCGCCGCCGATCGGCGTCGAGAGCGTGACGCAGCGTTGCTGGTCCAACAGGCGCTCCGAGTGCATGAACGGCATGTAGAAGAACGCACGCAGCGCCGGGTCGACCGCCAGGTCGAACCCGGCGTGGATCGCCTTGTCCGCGATGGCGACCGCCTGGGGATCGGTGGCGAACATGCGCGGGCTGTTGCGGAAGGCGTTGCGCGGGAACTGGTCCAGCAGGATCAGCAGCGCGAGCGCGCCGTCGGCCGTGTCCGCCCAGTCCGCGAGCGCGCCCGACGCGGCTGCCTCGTGCGCGGCCTCGAAGCGTTGGCGGAACGCGGTGTCGAAGGCGTCGTCCTTGCGGAACCAGCGGCCCGGGCCGGCCTCGCGCCAGAAGGTGATGACGTCCGATGCGGTGGTGTCCATGCGCTTTTCCTGAATGCAAACCCGAAACGATTCGTTGGCCGATGAAGCCGTGCTGCGTACTGTGCCACGCGTTGCCGATCTTCCGGCACGCCTGATTCCCAGCCATCACTCCATCGAGGACCCATGACACATTCCCTCCTGTCCCGCCGCGGCCTGATCGGCCTCGCGCTCTCCCTCGCCGCCACCGGTGCGGCCTACGCGCAAGCCAACACGCTGCGCATCGGCTATCAGAAGTCGGCGAGCCTCTTCGTGCTGCAGAAGGCGCAGGGCACGCTCGAGAAGCGGTTGCAGCCGCTGGGCGTGGGTGTGAAGTGGGTCGAGTTCCCGGCCGGCCCGCAACTGCTCGAAGGCCTGAACGTGGGCGCGGTGGACGTGGGCTACGTGGGCGAGGCGCCGCCGATCTTCGGGCAGGCCGCGGGTGCCAAGTTCGCGTACATCGGGCACGACCCGGCGGCGCCCACGGCCGAAGCCATCCTCGTGTCGAAGGACTCGCCCATCAAGTCGGTCGCCGAGCTGAAGGGCCGGAAGGTCGCGCTCAACAAGGGCTCGAACGTGCACTACCTGCTCGTGAAGCTGCTCGAGAAGAACGGCCTCAAGTTCAGCGACGTGCAGGCCGTGTACCTGCCGCCGGCCGACGCACGTGCCGCGTTCGAGAGCAAGGCGGTGGATGCCTGGGTGATCTGGGACCCGTTCCAGGCCGCCGCCGAGAAGGCGACCGGCGCGCGCGTGCTCGCCGACGGCACGGCCCTCGTCAACAACTACCAGTACTACCTGGGCGAACGCGAGTACGTGGGCAAGAACCCGAAGGTGATCCAGGCGCTGTTCGACGACGCCGTGGCGCAGGGCCGCTGGCTCAAGGCGAACCTGAAGCAGGCCGCCGAGATCATCGCACCGCTGCAGGGCCTGCCGGTCGACGTGGTGGAGCTGAGCCTGCGCCGCTACGAATTCGACGTGAAGCCGGTGACGGACACGGTGATCGCGCAACAGCAGCAGATCGCGGACACGTTCTTCGAATTGAAGCTGATCCCGAAGGCCATCGTCGTGCGTGAAGCCGCCTGGACGGCGACGCGCTGATCGAACGCACGCCCGACCTTCGTCGGAATCTGCCGAAGCAAAGGCGATTTGCTTCGTTTCCAGCAGGTCGGGGGCTGCGTACCGTCACGACTTCGACAACAAGCGAGGAAGGCGTGTCCACGACCTTCCTCCAGGACGCCCCATGAAGATCCTCTGGTTCATCCCCACCCACGGCGACTCGCGCTACCTCGGCACCAGCAAGGGCGCCCGTGTGGCCACGCTCGACTACTTCAAGCAGGTGGCCATCGCCGCCGACAGCCTCGGCTACGAAGGCGTGCTGCTGCCCACGGGCCGCTCGTGCGAGGACTCCTGGATCGTCGCGTCGGCGCTGATCGAGGCCACGCGCAACCTCAAGTTCCTGGTGGCGCTGCGCCCGGGCCTCGTGCAGCCGTCGCAGTCGGCGCGCATGGCCGCCACCTTCGACCGCATGTCGAACGGCCGCCTGCTCGTGAACCTCGTGACCGGTGGTGACGCCGAGGAGCTCGAGGGCGACGGCCTGTTCCTGCCGCACTCGGAGCGCTACGAGCTGTCGCGCGACTTCCTGACGATCTGGCGCGAGGTGCTCGCGAAGAGCCACGATGCCGAGCCGTTCACGTACGAGGGCAAGCACCTGCAGGTGAAGAACAGCAAGGTGCTGTACCCGCCGGTCAACAAGCCGTACCCGCCGATCTTCTTCGGCGGTTCGTCGGAGGAGGCGCACGACCTCGCGGCCGAACAGCTCGACACCTACCTGACCTGGGGCGAGGCGCCCGAGGCCGTGGCCGCGAAGGTGGCCGACATCCGGGCCCGCGCCGCCAAGCACGGCCGCACGCTCGAGTTCGGCATCCGCCTGCACGTGATCGTGCGCGAGACCGAGGACGAGGCCTGGCGCGCCGCGGGCGAGCTGGTCTCGCACCTCGACGAGGCCACCATCGCCGCCGCGCAGAAGAAGTTCGCGCAGATGGACTCGGTGGGCCAGCGCCGCATGGCCGAGTTGAACAAGGGCAAGTTCAACAAGAACGACATCCGCGAAGGCCTCGAGGTGTCGCCGAACCTGTGGGCCGGCGTGGGCCTCGTGCGGGGCGGCGCCGGCACGGCGCTCGTGGGCAACCCGCAGCAGGTGGCCGACCGCATCAAGGAATACGCCGACCTCGGTCTCGAGTACTTCATCCTGTCGGGCTACCCGCACCTGGAGGAAGCGCACCGCTTCGCCGAACTCGTGTTCCCGCTGCTGCCGCTGAACGTGCGCGAGAAGCTGTCGGCCCAGGCGCTCACCGGGCCGTTCGGCGAGATCGTCGCGAACACCTACGTGCCCAAGGTCTCGCAGAGCTGAGGACCGCACCCAGATGAGCGCTCACCTGCCGGACCGTGTCCAGGGCGTGGACCACATCCAGCTGCCGATCCCGGTCGGCGCCTTGCCGAAGGCGAGGGCGTTCTACGAGACGCTGCTCGGCCTGAAGGAGGTGCGCGACCCGCTGCTCGACCGGCCGGGCAGCCTGCACTTCTCGCTGGGCTGGCAGCGCCTGGACCTGCGCGAGGGCGCCTACACGGGCGTCGCGCCGCAGGCGCACCTCGGGCTGCGGGTGCATGCGCTCGACGCGCTGGTCGAGAAACTGCGCGCCGCGGGCCACCCCGTGCAGGTGGCGCCGCTGCCCACGGGCGAGGCCCGCGTCTTCGTCGAGGACCCCTTCGGCAACCGGCTCGAACTGCACGAGCCGTCCCACCACCACATCGATTCCCCGCGAGGTCACCGTGTCACGGACATCCAGCTCTCCGTCTGAGCGCTTCTTCTCCCGCCCCTGGATCCAGGCCTCGCTGCCGTGGGTCTTTCCCGTCTTCGTGCTGGCCGCCTGGCAGGTCTCGTCGCAGGCCGGCTGGCTCTCCACACGCGTGCTGCCCGAGCCGTGGGCCGTCGTGAAGGCCTTCTGGGCGCTCACCGTCTCGGGTGAGATCTGGACGCACGTGGCGACGAGCACATGGCGCGCGCTGGTGGGCTTCGCGATCGGCGGCGGGCTGGGCCTCGCACTGGGCCTGGTGACGGGGACCTTCCGTTCGGCCGAGACGCTGCTCGACTCCACGCTGCAGATGATCCGCAACATCCCGGCGCTGGCGCTGATCCCGCTCGTGATCCTGTGGTTCGGCATCGACGAGACGGCCAAGCTGTTCCTCGTCGCGCTGGGCGTGTTCTTCCCCGTGTACCTCAACACGTTCCACGGCATCCGCTCGGTGGACAAGGGCCTGATCGAGATGGCGCGCAGCTACGGGCTGTCGGGCTGGCCGCTGTACCGGCAGGTGATCCTGCCCGGGGCGATGGCCTCCATCCTCGTCGGCGTGCGCTTCTCGCTCGGGCTGATGTGGGTGCTGCTGATCGTCGCCGAGACCATCTCGGCCCAGGCCGGTATCGGCTACATGACGATGAACGCCCGCGAGTTCCTGCAGACCGACGTGGTGCTGGTGGGCATCCTCCTCTACGCGTTGCTGGGCAAGCTCGCCGACGTGGCCGCGAAGGGCCTCGAACGCTGGTGGCTGCGCTGGCACCCCGGCTACCAGCCGCAACCCAGGACCTGAGCGAGACGACGAGATGAGCCAGCAAGACCTCCAGATCAACGGTGGCGC
This genomic stretch from Piscinibacter gummiphilus harbors:
- a CDS encoding DUF924 family protein, which produces MDTTASDVITFWREAGPGRWFRKDDAFDTAFRQRFEAAHEAAASGALADWADTADGALALLILLDQFPRNAFRNSPRMFATDPQAVAIADKAIHAGFDLAVDPALRAFFYMPFMHSERLLDQQRCVTLSTPIGGGTLDYARIHLEAIERFGRFPHRNALLGRTTTPEEQHYLDSGGFKG
- a CDS encoding sulfonate ABC transporter substrate-binding protein, yielding MTHSLLSRRGLIGLALSLAATGAAYAQANTLRIGYQKSASLFVLQKAQGTLEKRLQPLGVGVKWVEFPAGPQLLEGLNVGAVDVGYVGEAPPIFGQAAGAKFAYIGHDPAAPTAEAILVSKDSPIKSVAELKGRKVALNKGSNVHYLLVKLLEKNGLKFSDVQAVYLPPADARAAFESKAVDAWVIWDPFQAAAEKATGARVLADGTALVNNYQYYLGEREYVGKNPKVIQALFDDAVAQGRWLKANLKQAAEIIAPLQGLPVDVVELSLRRYEFDVKPVTDTVIAQQQQIADTFFELKLIPKAIVVREAAWTATR
- the ssuD gene encoding FMNH2-dependent alkanesulfonate monooxygenase — translated: MKILWFIPTHGDSRYLGTSKGARVATLDYFKQVAIAADSLGYEGVLLPTGRSCEDSWIVASALIEATRNLKFLVALRPGLVQPSQSARMAATFDRMSNGRLLVNLVTGGDAEELEGDGLFLPHSERYELSRDFLTIWREVLAKSHDAEPFTYEGKHLQVKNSKVLYPPVNKPYPPIFFGGSSEEAHDLAAEQLDTYLTWGEAPEAVAAKVADIRARAAKHGRTLEFGIRLHVIVRETEDEAWRAAGELVSHLDEATIAAAQKKFAQMDSVGQRRMAELNKGKFNKNDIREGLEVSPNLWAGVGLVRGGAGTALVGNPQQVADRIKEYADLGLEYFILSGYPHLEEAHRFAELVFPLLPLNVREKLSAQALTGPFGEIVANTYVPKVSQS
- a CDS encoding VOC family protein, which produces MSAHLPDRVQGVDHIQLPIPVGALPKARAFYETLLGLKEVRDPLLDRPGSLHFSLGWQRLDLREGAYTGVAPQAHLGLRVHALDALVEKLRAAGHPVQVAPLPTGEARVFVEDPFGNRLELHEPSHHHIDSPRGHRVTDIQLSV
- the ssuC gene encoding aliphatic sulfonate ABC transporter permease SsuC, with translation MQASLPWVFPVFVLAAWQVSSQAGWLSTRVLPEPWAVVKAFWALTVSGEIWTHVATSTWRALVGFAIGGGLGLALGLVTGTFRSAETLLDSTLQMIRNIPALALIPLVILWFGIDETAKLFLVALGVFFPVYLNTFHGIRSVDKGLIEMARSYGLSGWPLYRQVILPGAMASILVGVRFSLGLMWVLLIVAETISAQAGIGYMTMNAREFLQTDVVLVGILLYALLGKLADVAAKGLERWWLRWHPGYQPQPRT